A section of the Camelus dromedarius isolate mCamDro1 chromosome 14, mCamDro1.pat, whole genome shotgun sequence genome encodes:
- the SH2D5 gene encoding SH2 domain-containing protein 5, giving the protein MQKVGAGGRRASDCGPAPHRPRCITKFAQYVGSFPVDDLDTQESVWLVQQQLWALKDCPRRRAVVLKFSLQGLKIYSGEGEVLLMAHALRRILYSTWCPADCQFAFMARNPRSPASKLFCHLFVGSQPGEVQILHLLLCRSFQLAYLLQHPEEQAQPESCPGPAEDVPLKPLSGPGGPPGLVREPFGRDQLSQNVNALVSLRRLPAEGPGGSGKELPEPEGRGGARHARLGNPYCSPTLVRKKAIRSKVIRSGAYRACTYETQLQLSAREAFPDAWEAWPRGPGGPSCLVESEGSLTENIWAFVGISRPSAVALLRRDVLGAFLLWPEPGASGLWCLSVRTQCGVVPHQVFRNHLGRYCVEHLPAEFPSLEALVEHHAGTERSLFCSLDMGRLNPGYEEQDCGPEGRPPRTLWPLGHAKSEAELQGLG; this is encoded by the exons ATGCagaaggtgggggcggggggccggAGGGCCTCCGACTGCGGCCCTGCCCCTCACCGGCCCAGGTGCATCACCAAGTTTGCCCAG TACGTGGGCTCCTTTCCCGTGGACGACCTGGACACCCAGGAGAGCGTGTGGCTGGTGCAGCAACAGCTGTGGGCACTGAAG GACTGTCCCCGACGCCGGGCTGTCGTTCTGAAATTCAGCCTTCAGGGCCTCAAGATCTACAGCGGGGAGGGTGAG GTGCTCCTGATGGCTCACGCCCTGCGGCGCATCCTCTACTCCACTTGGTGCCCAGCTGACTGCCAGTTTGCCTTCATGGCCCGAAACCCCCGGAGCCCGGCCAGCAAGCTCTTCTGCCACCTCTTTGTGGGCAGCCAGCCTGGAGAG gTCCAGATCCTGCACCTGCTGCTCTGCCGCTCCTTCCAGCTTGCTTACCTCTTGCAGCACCCAGAGGAGCAGGCGCAGCCTGAGTCCTGCCCGGGTCCTGCGGAGGACGTGCCCCTGAAGCCCCTGTCCGGCCCTGGGGGCCCCCCTGGCCTAGTACGGGAACCCTTTGGCCGTGATCAGCTGTCACAGAACGTTAATGCGCTGGTCTCTCTACGGCGGCTGCCAGcagaggggcccgggggcagtggG AAGGAGCTGCCGGAACCGGAAGGCCGTGGGGGTGCGCGCCATGCCCGCCTGGGGAACCCCTACTGCTCGCCCACACTGGTGCGCAAGAAGGCCATTCGCAGCAAGGTGATCCGCTCGGGGGCCTACCGCGCCTGCACCTACGAGACGCAGCTGCAGCTGTCGGCCCGGGAGGCCT TTCCTGATGCGTGGGAGGCCTGGCCCCGGGGCCCTGGGGGCCCCTCTTGCCTGGTGGAGAGCGAGGGCAGCCTGACGGAGAACATCTGGGCCTTCGTTGGCATCTCCAG gccCAGTGCCGTCGCCCTGCTGCGGAGAGACGTGCTTGGGGCTTTCCTGCTGTGGCCTGAGCCTGGAGCCAGTGGCCTGTGGTGCCTGTCGGTGAGGACACAATGCGGTGTGGTGCCCCACCAAGTCTTCCGGAACCACCTGGGCCGCTACTGTGTGGAG cACCTGCCCGCCGAGTTCCCCAGCCTGGAGGCCCTGGTGGAGCATCATGCTGGGACTGAGCGCAGCCTCTTCTGCTCCCTCGACATGGGCCGCCTGAACCCTGGCTACGAGGAGCAGGACTGCGGGCCTGAGGGCAGGCCTCCCCGGACGCTCTGGCCCCTAGGCCACGCCAAGTCCGAGGCAGAACTGCAGGGCCTGGGCTAG